The DNA region GCTCGCGGTCCAGCATCGAGATCTTGAATTCCTGCCGCAGTTCCCGGCCCGGGGTCATGATGCCGACGTCCGTCGTATAGAGATCCGTCACGTCGATCACGATCGTCGACGAATCCTTGTTGAAGGCCTGGATGGGGAAGGCCTTGATGACTTCGTCGAAATTGGAGGCCTTCACTGCCCGGCTGATGGGCAACGAATCGGCGGCCACGTTCTCGTAGCTCACCGTCCGTAGCATGATCTTGTCGAATTTCCGTTCCCAGCGGATCACCTGCGTCGTGTTTTCCTCGCCGCCGTAGCCTATTCTCGGCGTCTTGGCGAGTCTCGATACGAAGAGCAGCTCCCTGCCGAGTTCCTGCTTCGGAATCTCGTAGAAGACCTTGTCGTCGATGCGATGGACGATGAACAGACCCGAGTCGCTCACGGCTTCTTTCGTGATCACCTTGTCGTACGGTTTCGGACCCTTCTTTCCACCGGCCGCGGCCGCATCACCGCCACCGGGTGGCGGCGTGGACGTCTGCTGCGCACTCTGTGACGATCCACAGGCCATGACGAAGGATCCTGCCGCAGCCACCAGGGCCATGCGAGCAAGTTCGAGGGGCTTCGGAAGATGTACCATCATTGGGCTGAACTATGAAGAACGGTAGGAATTGTGCGTCGGAAATTATCACTATTGAAGGCAAGACTTCATTGCCGGAATTGCCAAAAATAAAACAGTGTCCGCTGCGCCGGGTATTGAACCCGCAACGGACACCGTGTGTGTGTGATGCATGAAGACGTCGCAAGCGACGGAGGGTGATCCCCATGCATCGGGGGAAGTCGAGAACCAGTAAAACAACCGAAACGCAAGATAGTTACAATCCGGCCGTGTATTTCTTGCGGCGCGGCGATATTTTTGCACCTATGCCACCATCCGGACTCTGTGTCGGCCTCGACATCGACCTCGCCAAGTTGCCGCGTCATCTTCAGCAGCGTGATGATGCCGTCGTTCTGTTCAACCACGCCGTGATTGAAGCTACGCGCCACGTGGCCGCCAGCTACAAGATCAACCTGGCGTTCTACGAGAAGCTCGGAAGATCCGGCATCGACGCGATGTACGCCACCCGCGAAATGGTGGGCTCTTCCTATCTCATCGCGGACGCCAAGCGTGGCGACATCGGGAATACGTCGAGCGCCTATGCCGCCGCCCTCTTCGAGGATCTCAGGGCCGACGCCGTGACGGTGGCGCCCTATATGGGACGCGACTCGGTCGAGCCGTTCCTGGCCGTGCCCGGACGGATGGTCTACGTACTGGCTCTCACGAGCAACCCCGGATCGCAGGATTTCCAGCGATGCCTGGTGGACGGCGAACCGCTCTACCGCAGGGTGATGCGTCTGGCCCAGTCCTGGGAACGATCCGGCGAGATCGGCTTCGTCGTCGGCGCCACGCATCCGGACGAGCTCGCCGAGATCCGCACATCCTGGCCCGATGTTCCGCTGCTCATCCCCGGTCTCGGTTCGCAGGGGGGAGACGAGGCGGCGACGGTTGCCGCGAACGGCCGTGGTCCAGCCCTCTATAATGTATCGCGGGGCCTTCTCTATCGCAGTGGCGAAGAGAACTTTCACGAGGCGATCCGCACCGAAGCGGAACGTCTTGCAGGGGTCCTGACGTCCTGACCCCGTGGCGCGGAAGCAGGTAGTACCACCGAACACCGGCATCGTTCCGATGTCGACGGGATACCGTCACATTTCCTCCATATGCCGCCACGAGACGGATACAGGAGGATGCGATGTCGTTCACGACGATACCGGAGCGCCTGCTCCAGCGAGCCGTTCATGTCGTTCTGGCCGATCCGGCCAGGCGCCGCATCTGTACGAACGGCGATACGATACAGGTCGTGGCGGGAGGGATGATCAACCCACACGAAGGGCCGGATTTCCGGGACATGGCGATCCTGCACGAAGGTACGGTCCATATCGGAGCGGGGGAGTTCCACAGAAGGGCCTCCGACTGGTATGCACATGGACATGAGAACGACAGGGCGTATGGTTCGTTGCTGCTTCACGTCGTCCTGATAGACGATCTGCCCGTATCGGCCGGTAAGTGGACGGTCGTGCTCGAGAGGGACGAAATCCTTCGTGGCCTCCGTTCCTTCCGTGGTCCCGGAAAGCAGGTGGCCGTCGATCTTCCCGTCGAGGAACTGCAGCATCACGCCTTGTTGCGATTGCTCAGGATGACCGCCGAGGCCGACGTTCTGGTGCAGCGTCTCGGTATCGCCGAGGCCTGCCGTGCCATGACCAGCATATGGTTCGACCGGCTTTCACGGAGGCGACATCGTCCGTTTCCCGAAGGTCTGCTGTATATGCTGAGGCAGCATCTGCCGTATGCGCCCCTTGGCCTTCTGGCCGTGGAGCAGACGATGATCGATCCGGCCATCCTCATCCCGAGCATCGGCCATGCCGAACGGACGTCCATCGCCGGTGAGGGGAGAATGCTCCGTCGCGAACTGTTCGTCAATGCCATCCTGCCCGTATGCTGTGCGACGGCCGACGATATACGACGTATCGTTCTGCTGCAGTGGTACTGGGGAGCGGATAGCGTCCATTCCTACGGCGCGCTGCGGCGCCGCTTCCCCTCGATACCCCAGTCCTACGTCTGGCAGCAGCAGGGCCTCCTCGAATTCATGCGGCATCACGGGACCCGGACATCCGTATGCTCGGACGTCATCAGGGGCTATGGTCTGTCCGATACCCTGGGCTTCCTGCGACTGGTGGAGGGATGAAGAGGCGGTTCGCGCAAGCTGGCCGATATCCGTACCGGCGATCGTATCGCTTCCGGTTCCGTCGGAAGCCCAGTGCATAGCGGTACGGACGTTCCGATCGGGTGGATGGGGTTGCCGAATCGTCGTTCCATTCGATTCAGTCATGCGTCGGCACTATTCACGTTGCGAACCCCGGCATACGTCCAGCCGCCCCTTCCACGTTCTGGAGAACGATCACGGTATCCATGGGGATTCGTTCCGGCTGGTCATGGTATTCTGCACGGACGATCCGCTCAATCCTTCAGTCGTGATTCTCGTGATGCGTCGTGAAGGTCGGCGTAGAACACGTCCCATACCAATAACTCCGTGCTTCCGATCTCGTTCATCGGACTTCCTGCGGCGAGCTCGAGAGCCCGTTCTGGACTCGATGCACGTATCAGAGTGAGGCCGCCGCTGTGATTCTCGAAACCTCCACCTCCGCATGCTACCAGTGAACCTGCGGCATGGAGTTCCTTCAACCATGTCATCAATCGTGGAATCCTCTTCTCGAATTCTTCAGGATCGAATACTTCATCCGTTTGGTGTGATTTCCAGATCAGTGCGTAGATCGTCGGCAATACCGTGTCCGTACCGGGTGCCGGGTGTTCATGTCGTGTATCCATCTCGCATCGTATCGACAGTGGAAGATCGGGTTAATGGCGGAGGGCGTAAGCTACGTTACGGATGCGTTGTCGTCATCATGGCGCCACTACTACATATGGAATACATTGAATTTATGACCGTCCGGATCGGCGAATACGAACCCGTAATACCCTTGACCGAACTCTTCGGGTTCCGAAACGATCGTCCCTCCGGCCTGCCGCACGCTCTCCTC from Candidatus Kapaibacterium thiocyanatum includes:
- a CDS encoding orotidine 5'-phosphate decarboxylase, whose amino-acid sequence is MPPSGLCVGLDIDLAKLPRHLQQRDDAVVLFNHAVIEATRHVAASYKINLAFYEKLGRSGIDAMYATREMVGSSYLIADAKRGDIGNTSSAYAAALFEDLRADAVTVAPYMGRDSVEPFLAVPGRMVYVLALTSNPGSQDFQRCLVDGEPLYRRVMRLAQSWERSGEIGFVVGATHPDELAEIRTSWPDVPLLIPGLGSQGGDEAATVAANGRGPALYNVSRGLLYRSGEENFHEAIRTEAERLAGVLTS